The following coding sequences are from one uncultured Cohaesibacter sp. window:
- a CDS encoding DeoR/GlpR family DNA-binding transcription regulator: MPDAVIVGNPRQDKLLKEVNEKGYISVEELTELLDVSAQTIRRDIKKLSDQKLLIRHHGGAARNSSVINLDYSVRQTSETEEKEAIGEAIAAQIPDNSSIFISIGTTTETIAKHLLQKRGLQIITNSLRVASVLYQNPDFNVMVPCGKLRSTNGGILGSTALEFINHFRVDFLITSCGSIDSDGTLLDYEFNEVIMVQSMMKTARKVFIAADSTKFSTTATVEMGHIKNISALFTDAQPPADIRTQLELNSVKLFVVAKPPNKPIK, from the coding sequence ATGCCGGACGCAGTCATTGTAGGAAATCCTCGCCAGGACAAACTCCTCAAGGAAGTGAACGAAAAAGGGTATATCAGCGTCGAGGAATTGACCGAATTGCTCGACGTCTCCGCCCAAACAATCCGGCGCGACATCAAGAAACTGAGCGATCAGAAACTTCTCATTCGCCATCATGGTGGCGCGGCCAGAAACTCCAGTGTCATCAATCTGGATTATTCGGTGCGCCAGACGTCTGAAACCGAGGAGAAGGAAGCAATTGGCGAAGCGATTGCCGCCCAGATCCCCGATAACAGCTCCATTTTCATTTCCATTGGCACCACGACAGAAACCATCGCCAAGCACCTGTTGCAAAAACGGGGACTGCAGATCATCACCAACAGCCTGAGGGTGGCCAGTGTCCTCTATCAGAATCCAGACTTCAATGTCATGGTTCCTTGCGGCAAACTGCGCAGCACCAATGGCGGCATATTGGGCTCAACCGCCCTTGAATTCATCAATCATTTCCGGGTTGATTTCCTCATAACCAGCTGTGGCTCAATTGATAGCGATGGCACATTGCTTGATTATGAGTTCAACGAAGTCATCATGGTTCAGAGCATGATGAAAACTGCCCGCAAAGTATTCATTGCAGCCGATTCGACCAAATTCAGCACCACCGCAACCGTTGAAATGGGACACATCAAAAACATTTCAGCCCTGTTTACCGATGCTCAGCCACCGGCCGACATACGCACTCAGCTAGAGCTAAACAGCGTCAAGCTCTTTGTCGTTGCCAAACCACCCAACAAGCCGATCAAGTGA
- a CDS encoding LytTR family DNA-binding domain-containing protein — MKIRCVIVDDEKPARDELCYLLSNQDDIEILAEAETAQEAIDICLTKQPDLVFLDIQMTGQNGFDVISSVAARIEHPPIFVFVTAYDSYAVEAFAASAMDYILKPVSSTRLSATLERVRKIRTETKDSLKQKLETLLSQVEKQKEAGDRPVLIHTKVSVIKDGRIRLMDPDEIIYCDCEDNRIFAHTFNAIIPVYGIASMDRMEDHLADTGFFRAHRSTLVNLDAISEFSPWFNGKYSLVMNDEKKSELTISRSRVKDFKLRLGL; from the coding sequence ATGAAAATCCGGTGTGTCATTGTAGACGATGAAAAGCCCGCAAGGGATGAGCTGTGCTACCTGCTCTCCAACCAAGACGATATTGAAATTCTGGCAGAAGCAGAAACTGCGCAGGAAGCGATTGATATTTGTCTGACGAAGCAACCGGATCTGGTTTTTCTGGATATCCAGATGACCGGCCAGAATGGATTTGATGTTATCAGCAGTGTTGCAGCCCGGATCGAGCACCCCCCTATATTTGTCTTTGTGACTGCCTATGATTCTTATGCCGTCGAAGCATTTGCCGCCAGCGCCATGGACTATATTCTCAAGCCGGTCTCCTCAACCAGACTATCAGCAACTCTGGAGCGGGTTAGAAAAATCCGGACAGAGACAAAAGACTCGCTTAAACAAAAGCTCGAAACCCTGCTTTCCCAAGTAGAAAAACAAAAGGAAGCTGGCGACAGACCGGTTCTGATTCATACCAAGGTGTCCGTAATCAAGGATGGTCGAATCCGACTCATGGATCCCGATGAAATCATCTATTGCGATTGCGAAGACAATCGCATATTCGCCCATACCTTCAACGCCATCATACCTGTTTACGGCATTGCAAGTATGGACAGGATGGAAGATCACTTGGCCGATACCGGCTTTTTCAGAGCCCACCGCTCCACACTCGTCAACCTTGATGCGATTTCCGAGTTCAGCCCATGGTTCAACGGAAAATATAGTCTGGTCATGAATGATGAAAAGAAAAGTGAGCTGACCATAAGCCGTTCCCGCGTCAAGGATTTCAAACTTCGTCTCGGTCTGTAA